One Phenylobacterium hankyongense DNA segment encodes these proteins:
- a CDS encoding response regulator: MGRILVVEDDHAICALITDILQDAGFETRCVQTDREAYAVIPSLPTIEALILDVNLGSGTTGFDVARFARQVIPELPVIYVSGEASQTNFSAFGVPDSDFVEKPFTPDELLTTLRSRMAA, encoded by the coding sequence ATGGGGCGAATTCTCGTCGTCGAAGACGACCACGCGATCTGCGCACTGATCACCGATATCCTGCAGGACGCCGGATTCGAGACGCGGTGCGTTCAAACCGACCGCGAGGCCTATGCCGTCATCCCCAGCCTCCCGACGATCGAGGCCCTGATCCTCGACGTCAACCTGGGCTCCGGGACCACGGGGTTCGATGTGGCCCGGTTTGCGCGCCAGGTCATTCCGGAGCTGCCGGTGATCTACGTCAGCGGGGAGGCGTCACAGACCAACTTCAGCGCCTTTGGGGTCCCCGACAGCGACTTCGTCGAGAAGCCGTTCACGCCGGACGAACTGCTCACAACGCTACGGTCCCGGATGGCCGCCTGA
- a CDS encoding cation transporter, with protein MNDDRLGRAVRLVAILNLAYFGVEFAVALSISSVSLLADSVDFLEDAAVNLLIFAALGWSAARRAKLGMALAGVLLIPAVAFLWTLYQKFAAPVAPEPLRLGLTGAGALAVNLFCAFTLARFRHHGGSLTKAAFLSARNDTLANLAIIAAGAVTAVYRSIWPDVIAGLGIALMNLDAARAVWTAARAEHRAPRP; from the coding sequence ATGAACGACGACCGGTTGGGCCGGGCCGTTCGGCTCGTGGCCATTCTGAACCTGGCCTACTTTGGCGTGGAGTTCGCCGTCGCCCTCTCCATCAGCTCGGTGTCGCTGCTGGCCGACAGCGTCGACTTCCTTGAGGACGCGGCGGTCAATCTGCTGATTTTCGCGGCGCTGGGTTGGAGCGCCGCCCGCCGGGCGAAGCTCGGCATGGCGCTGGCCGGCGTGCTGCTGATCCCGGCGGTCGCCTTCCTCTGGACCCTCTACCAGAAGTTCGCCGCCCCGGTCGCGCCGGAGCCGCTCCGCCTTGGGCTCACCGGGGCAGGGGCGCTGGCGGTCAATCTGTTCTGCGCCTTCACGCTGGCCCGGTTCCGCCACCACGGCGGCAGCCTGACCAAGGCCGCCTTCCTGTCGGCGCGCAACGACACGCTCGCCAACCTGGCGATCATCGCCGCCGGCGCGGTGACCGCCGTCTACCGCTCGATCTGGCCCGACGTGATCGCCGGCCTTGGGATCGCCCTGATGAACCTGGACGCCGCCCGCGCCGTGTGGACCGCCGCGCGCGCGGAGCATCGCGCGCCCCGGCCGTAG
- a CDS encoding sel1 repeat family protein, with amino-acid sequence MLPSMEVSNEGLPLPSGDASGDELFRLGLLYSTGQGGAPLDYVSAHMLFNLAAMRGSVEAKVYRKELSGEMGSEEVAEAQRHAREWLAQG; translated from the coding sequence ATGCTTCCGTCGATGGAAGTCTCCAACGAGGGCCTGCCGCTTCCGAGCGGCGATGCGAGCGGGGACGAGCTGTTCCGCCTGGGCCTGCTCTATTCCACGGGCCAGGGCGGCGCGCCGCTGGACTACGTCTCGGCGCACATGCTGTTCAACCTCGCCGCCATGCGCGGCTCGGTGGAGGCCAAGGTGTACCGCAAGGAACTGTCGGGCGAGATGGGCTCCGAGGAAGTGGCTGAAGCCCAGCGTCACGCCCGCGAGTGGCTGGCCCAGGGCTGA
- a CDS encoding glutathione S-transferase N-terminal domain-containing protein, with amino-acid sequence MAQPVEVHYWPTPNGHKITIALEEMGLAYEIRPVNIGRGEQFTPQFLSISPNNRMPAIVDPDGPGGAPISVFESGAILQYLGRKTGKFYGADERARVEVEEWLFWQMAGLGPMAGQAHHFRQYAPSMISDQRQVAYGAIRYTNEVNRLYGVLDKRLADREFVAGDYSVADMAAWPWVTPWKLQGIVMDQFPNLKAWYARIEGRAAVQRAMKVAEDLRSGPGLQAATPEAEAARRVLFGQRAR; translated from the coding sequence ATGGCCCAGCCGGTCGAGGTGCACTACTGGCCAACGCCCAATGGCCACAAGATCACCATCGCGCTGGAGGAGATGGGCCTGGCCTACGAGATCAGGCCGGTGAACATCGGCCGCGGCGAACAGTTCACGCCGCAGTTCCTGTCGATCAGCCCCAACAACCGGATGCCGGCCATCGTCGACCCGGACGGGCCGGGCGGCGCGCCGATCTCGGTCTTCGAGTCCGGGGCCATCCTGCAGTACCTCGGCCGCAAGACGGGCAAGTTCTACGGCGCCGACGAACGCGCCAGGGTCGAGGTCGAGGAGTGGCTGTTCTGGCAGATGGCGGGCCTGGGGCCGATGGCCGGCCAGGCGCACCACTTCCGCCAGTACGCCCCCTCGATGATCTCCGACCAGCGCCAGGTGGCCTATGGCGCCATCCGCTACACCAACGAGGTCAACCGCCTCTACGGCGTGCTCGACAAGCGGCTCGCCGACCGCGAGTTCGTGGCCGGCGACTATTCGGTCGCCGACATGGCGGCCTGGCCCTGGGTGACGCCCTGGAAGCTGCAGGGCATCGTCATGGACCAGTTCCCGAACCTGAAGGCCTGGTACGCCCGCATCGAGGGTCGCGCGGCGGTGCAGCGGGCGATGAAGGTCGCCGAGGACCTGCGCAGCGGCCCCGGCCTGCAGGCCGCCACGCCCGAGGCCGAGGCGGCGCGCCGCGTACTGTTCGGCCAGCGCGCACGCTAA
- a CDS encoding RcnB family protein has protein sequence MRRLILTLAAVVALAGSLAAGGTAAADGKHDRGHGDGGGDRGDHGGGDRGGRDRGGERGGGDRGGGDRGRGEDRGGRGPDRGGQGWSYGPPPGAYSYGPPPGYSAPRSLRRGGYMPPDYRGAPMQDYGRYRLRPPPRGYTWMRVGGSYVLMSTMTGQIFDVVPY, from the coding sequence ATGAGACGCCTCATCCTGACGCTCGCCGCTGTCGTCGCCCTGGCCGGATCCCTGGCCGCGGGCGGCACGGCGGCGGCGGATGGCAAGCATGACCGTGGACACGGCGACGGCGGCGGCGATCGCGGCGATCACGGCGGCGGCGATCGCGGTGGCCGTGATCGCGGCGGTGAGCGCGGTGGTGGCGATCGCGGCGGTGGTGATCGCGGACGTGGCGAGGATCGCGGCGGCCGCGGCCCCGACCGCGGCGGTCAGGGCTGGTCCTATGGTCCGCCCCCGGGCGCCTATTCCTACGGCCCGCCGCCTGGCTACAGCGCTCCGCGCAGCCTGCGCCGCGGCGGCTACATGCCGCCGGATTACCGCGGCGCCCCGATGCAGGACTACGGCCGCTATCGCCTGCGGCCGCCGCCGCGCGGCTACACCTGGATGCGGGTCGGCGGCAGCTACGTGCTGATGTCGACCATGACCGGGCAGATTTTCGACGTCGTGCCCTACTGA
- the gatB gene encoding Asp-tRNA(Asn)/Glu-tRNA(Gln) amidotransferase subunit GatB, whose translation MTEKTKLIEGRTGSWEIVLGLEVHAQVASNAKLFSGAAVGFGAGPNEQVSLVDAAMPGMLPVINRHCVEQAVKTGLGLKAQINHWSRFDRKNYFYPDLPQGYQISQFKDPIVGEGEVIVERDDGSTFTVRIERLHLEQDAGKSLHDQDPNATYVDLNRAGTALMEIVSMPDMRSSEEAAAYVKKLRTILVYLGTCDGDMDKGNLRADVNVSVRRPGAELGTRCEIKNVNSYRYIQQAIEYEARRQIEILEDGGKIDQETRLFDPGKLETRSMRSKEEAHDYRYFPDPDLLPLVLDPAWVKEIEATLPELPDAKKARLISQYGLSAYDAGVLITEQARADFYETAVKGRDAKLTANWVTNDLAARLTAAGLEITESPIPPDAIAELVQLIEEGVISSKIAKDVFERMWAGDGRPREIVEKQGLQQVSDTGALDAIIDALIAANPGQAAAVKEKPQAIGWFVGQVMKETGGKANPGAVNQLLKAKLGL comes from the coding sequence ATGACTGAGAAGACCAAGCTGATCGAGGGCCGCACCGGCTCGTGGGAAATCGTCCTGGGGCTGGAAGTGCACGCCCAGGTGGCCTCCAACGCCAAGCTGTTCTCCGGCGCGGCGGTGGGATTCGGCGCCGGTCCCAACGAGCAGGTCAGCCTGGTGGACGCGGCCATGCCGGGCATGCTGCCGGTGATCAATCGCCACTGCGTCGAGCAGGCGGTGAAGACCGGGCTCGGCCTGAAGGCGCAGATCAATCACTGGTCGCGCTTCGACCGGAAGAACTACTTCTACCCGGACCTGCCGCAAGGCTACCAGATCAGCCAGTTCAAGGACCCGATCGTCGGCGAGGGCGAGGTGATCGTCGAGCGCGACGACGGCTCCACCTTCACCGTGCGCATCGAGCGGCTGCACCTGGAGCAGGACGCCGGCAAGTCGCTGCACGACCAGGACCCCAACGCCACCTACGTCGACCTCAACCGGGCCGGCACCGCGCTGATGGAGATCGTCTCCATGCCGGACATGCGAAGCTCGGAAGAAGCCGCGGCCTACGTGAAGAAGCTGCGGACCATCCTCGTCTATCTCGGCACCTGCGACGGCGACATGGACAAGGGCAACCTGCGCGCCGACGTCAACGTCTCGGTGCGTCGGCCCGGGGCCGAGCTCGGCACGCGCTGCGAGATCAAGAACGTCAACTCCTACCGCTACATCCAGCAGGCCATCGAGTACGAGGCGCGCCGGCAGATTGAGATTCTCGAGGACGGCGGCAAGATCGACCAGGAGACCCGCCTGTTCGATCCCGGCAAGCTCGAGACCCGCTCCATGCGCTCCAAGGAAGAGGCGCACGACTACCGCTACTTCCCCGACCCGGACCTCCTGCCGCTGGTGCTCGATCCGGCCTGGGTGAAGGAGATCGAGGCCACCCTGCCGGAGCTGCCGGACGCCAAGAAGGCGCGGCTGATCTCCCAGTACGGCCTCAGCGCCTATGACGCCGGCGTGCTGATCACCGAACAGGCCCGCGCCGACTTCTACGAGACCGCCGTCAAGGGCCGCGACGCCAAGCTGACCGCCAACTGGGTGACCAACGACCTGGCCGCCCGGCTGACCGCGGCGGGCCTGGAGATCACCGAGAGCCCGATCCCGCCCGACGCCATCGCCGAGCTGGTGCAGCTGATCGAGGAGGGGGTGATCTCCTCCAAGATCGCCAAGGACGTCTTCGAGCGCATGTGGGCCGGCGACGGCCGCCCGCGCGAGATCGTCGAGAAGCAGGGCCTGCAGCAGGTCTCCGACACCGGCGCGCTCGACGCCATCATCGATGCGCTGATCGCCGCCAACCCCGGCCAGGCCGCCGCGGTGAAGGAGAAGCCGCAGGCCATCGGCTGGTTCGTCGGCCAGGTGATGAAGGAGACCGGCGGCAAGGCCAACCCGGGCGCGGTGAACCAGCTCCTGAAGGCCAAGCTCGGCCTCTAG
- the gatA gene encoding Asp-tRNA(Asn)/Glu-tRNA(Gln) amidotransferase subunit GatA, with amino-acid sequence MAELTSLTLKAALDGLKAKTFSSVELTQAHVAAVEAARALNAFVLETPDKALEMARASDARRAAGQAGPLDGAPLGIKDLFCTEGVRSTAGSKIIGEFKPTYESTVTANLWRDGAVMLGKLNMDEFAMGSSNETSAWGPVVNPWRAQGGNAQLTPGGSSGGSAAAVAAELCLGATATDTGGSIRQPASFTGTVGIKPTYGRVSRWGIVAFASSLDQAGPMARTVEDTAILLKSMAGHDPNDSTSLPVETPDFPAFVGKSVKGLRVGVPKEYRVDGMPPEIEKLWEQGIAWLREAGCEIVEVSLPHTKYALPAYYIVAPAEASSNLARYDGMRYGLRVEGGNLTDTYEKTRAEGFGAEVKRRILIGTYVLSAGYYDAYYLKALKVRRRIADDFDQAFEKVDALLTPTAPSAAFALGDKSDDPVAMYLNDIFTVTVNLAGLPGMSVPAGVDANGLPLGLQLIGRALDEGTLFSLGGALEKAADFRAKPQKWW; translated from the coding sequence ATGGCTGAGCTCACCTCCCTGACCCTGAAGGCCGCGCTGGACGGCCTGAAGGCCAAGACCTTCTCGTCGGTCGAGCTGACGCAGGCCCACGTCGCGGCCGTCGAGGCCGCCCGGGCGCTGAACGCCTTCGTGCTGGAGACGCCGGACAAGGCGCTGGAGATGGCCAGGGCCTCCGATGCCCGCCGCGCCGCCGGCCAGGCCGGGCCGCTGGACGGCGCGCCGCTGGGCATCAAGGACCTGTTCTGCACCGAAGGCGTGCGCTCGACCGCCGGCTCGAAGATCATCGGCGAGTTCAAGCCCACCTACGAGAGCACCGTCACCGCCAACCTCTGGCGCGACGGGGCGGTGATGCTCGGCAAGCTGAACATGGACGAGTTCGCCATGGGCTCGTCCAACGAGACCTCGGCCTGGGGGCCGGTGGTCAACCCCTGGCGGGCGCAGGGCGGCAACGCCCAGCTGACCCCGGGCGGCTCCTCGGGCGGCTCGGCCGCGGCGGTGGCGGCGGAGCTCTGCCTGGGCGCCACGGCGACCGACACCGGCGGCTCGATCCGCCAGCCGGCCTCGTTCACCGGCACGGTGGGCATCAAGCCGACCTACGGGCGGGTGTCGCGCTGGGGCATCGTCGCCTTCGCCTCCTCGCTCGACCAGGCCGGGCCGATGGCCCGCACCGTCGAGGACACCGCCATCCTCCTGAAGTCGATGGCGGGCCACGACCCCAACGACTCCACCAGCCTGCCGGTCGAGACCCCGGACTTCCCGGCCTTCGTCGGCAAGTCGGTGAAGGGGCTGCGGGTCGGGGTGCCCAAGGAGTACCGCGTCGACGGCATGCCGCCGGAGATCGAGAAGCTCTGGGAACAGGGAATCGCCTGGCTGAGGGAGGCCGGCTGCGAGATCGTCGAGGTCTCCCTGCCGCACACCAAGTACGCCCTGCCGGCCTACTACATCGTCGCTCCGGCCGAGGCCTCCTCGAACCTCGCCCGCTACGACGGCATGCGCTACGGCCTGCGGGTCGAGGGCGGCAACCTCACCGACACCTACGAGAAGACCCGCGCCGAGGGCTTCGGCGCGGAGGTCAAGCGCCGCATCCTGATCGGCACCTATGTGCTCTCGGCCGGCTACTACGACGCCTACTACCTGAAGGCGCTGAAGGTCCGCCGGCGGATCGCCGACGACTTCGACCAGGCCTTCGAGAAGGTCGACGCCCTGCTGACCCCGACCGCGCCCTCGGCCGCCTTCGCCCTGGGCGACAAGTCGGACGACCCGGTCGCCATGTACCTGAACGACATCTTCACGGTGACGGTGAACCTGGCGGGCCTGCCGGGGATGAGCGTGCCGGCCGGCGTCGACGCCAACGGCCTGCCGCTCGGCCTGCAGCTGATCGGCCGGGCGCTGGACGAGGGGACGCTGTTCTCGCTGGGCGGCGCGCTGGAGAAGGCCGCCGACTTCCGGGCCAAGCCGCAGAAGTGGTGGTGA
- the gatC gene encoding Asp-tRNA(Asn)/Glu-tRNA(Gln) amidotransferase subunit GatC encodes MAIDAATVRKVARLARIAEPEEKLEPLAKELSAIIDWIEQLSEVDTDGVEPMTSAVHVPMAMRDDVVTEGGDPEVVLSNAPKRAGNFFVVPKVVE; translated from the coding sequence ATGGCCATCGATGCGGCGACCGTGCGTAAGGTCGCCAGGCTGGCGAGGATCGCCGAGCCCGAGGAGAAACTGGAGCCGCTGGCGAAGGAGCTGTCGGCGATCATCGACTGGATCGAGCAGCTCAGCGAGGTCGACACCGACGGGGTCGAGCCGATGACCTCGGCCGTGCATGTGCCGATGGCGATGCGCGACGACGTGGTCACCGAAGGCGGCGACCCTGAGGTGGTGCTGTCCAACGCGCCCAAGCGGGCCGGCAACTTCTTCGTCGTGCCGAAGGTGGTGGAGTGA
- the ruvX gene encoding Holliday junction resolvase RuvX has protein sequence MAVVDLLELPAALPPYAPVVGLDLGEKTVGVAVSDATRTVASPLQLIRKTKFTDDAAALFKLMESRGAAGIVVGLPVNMDGTEGPRCQSSRAFARNLLRLRDLPIAFWDERMSSMAVNRVLISEADATRARRADAVDKMAAAWILQGALERLRNA, from the coding sequence ATGGCCGTCGTCGATCTGCTCGAACTCCCAGCCGCCCTGCCGCCCTATGCGCCCGTGGTCGGCCTCGACCTCGGCGAGAAGACCGTCGGCGTCGCGGTCTCCGACGCCACCCGCACGGTGGCGAGCCCGCTTCAGCTGATCCGCAAGACCAAGTTCACAGACGACGCCGCAGCCCTCTTCAAGCTGATGGAGAGCCGCGGCGCAGCCGGCATCGTGGTCGGCCTGCCGGTCAACATGGACGGCACGGAGGGACCGCGCTGCCAGTCCAGCCGCGCCTTCGCTCGCAACCTGTTGCGCCTGCGCGACCTCCCCATCGCCTTCTGGGACGAACGGATGAGCTCGATGGCGGTGAACCGGGTGCTGATCTCCGAGGCGGACGCCACCCGCGCCCGCCGCGCCGACGCGGTGGACAAGATGGCGGCCGCCTGGATCCTCCAGGGCGCGCTGGAGCGGCTGCGGAACGCCTAG
- a CDS encoding DUF1993 domain-containing protein has product MKADLYSFVGIYSRNLDTLANILTKGAEFAAANGVSEAEMLDWRLADDMFPLRRQAQIVRDFAVQWPARAAGLPVPAALEGEPDLAQLRAAISEAKAALANLKPDQFEGRDEVPLTVNIGPMEPTLPAAQWILGFATTNFYFHLSMAYAILRAKGVPIGKIDLFAGGL; this is encoded by the coding sequence GTGAAGGCAGACCTTTATTCGTTCGTCGGCATCTATTCGCGCAATCTGGACACGCTCGCCAACATCCTCACGAAGGGGGCGGAGTTCGCGGCTGCGAACGGCGTCTCCGAGGCCGAGATGCTCGATTGGCGGCTGGCCGACGACATGTTCCCGCTGCGTCGGCAGGCGCAGATCGTGCGCGACTTCGCCGTCCAGTGGCCGGCGCGGGCGGCCGGCCTGCCGGTCCCTGCGGCGCTGGAAGGCGAGCCGGACCTCGCGCAGCTGCGCGCCGCCATCTCCGAGGCCAAGGCCGCGCTGGCGAATCTCAAGCCCGACCAGTTCGAAGGCCGCGACGAGGTCCCGCTGACCGTCAACATCGGCCCGATGGAGCCCACCCTGCCGGCCGCGCAGTGGATCCTCGGCTTCGCCACCACCAACTTCTACTTCCACCTGTCGATGGCGTACGCGATCCTGCGGGCCAAGGGCGTGCCGATCGGCAAGATCGATCTGTTCGCCGGCGGCCTCTAG
- a CDS encoding aspartate carbamoyltransferase catalytic subunit has protein sequence MDTTPPGLNEVLQRTFSFPKRHFLSVTDLNEVEVSNLLDLADGFVALNRQTSKKLDLLKGRTLMNLFFENSTRTQSSFELAGKRLGADVVNMSPRSSSISKGETLIDTAVTLNAMQPDLLVVRHSSSGAASLLSQKVTCSVVNAGDGQHEHPTQALLDALSMRRAFGRIAGLSVAICGDILHSRVARSNVALLQMLGAEVRLVGPPTLIPSQADRWGAAVHHDMRKGIAGCDVVMMLRLQLERMDGVMAPSQREYFRFFGLDREKLAYAAPNAKVMHPGPMNRGVEIDSDVADDLSVSLIQDQVEMGVAARMAVLTALAARLDNA, from the coding sequence ATGGATACGACCCCGCCCGGTCTGAACGAGGTCCTGCAACGGACCTTCTCGTTTCCCAAACGCCACTTCCTGTCGGTCACCGACCTCAACGAGGTGGAGGTTTCGAACCTCCTCGATCTCGCCGACGGATTCGTGGCCCTCAACCGCCAGACCTCGAAGAAGCTCGACCTGCTCAAGGGCAGGACGCTGATGAACCTGTTCTTCGAGAACTCGACGCGGACCCAGAGCTCGTTCGAGCTGGCCGGCAAGCGGCTGGGCGCCGACGTGGTCAACATGAGCCCCCGCTCCTCGTCGATCTCCAAGGGCGAGACCCTGATCGACACCGCGGTGACGCTGAACGCCATGCAGCCGGACCTGCTGGTGGTGCGGCACTCGTCGTCGGGGGCGGCGTCCCTGCTGTCGCAGAAGGTCACCTGCTCGGTGGTCAACGCCGGCGACGGCCAGCACGAGCACCCGACCCAGGCCCTGCTCGACGCGCTCTCCATGCGCCGCGCCTTCGGCCGGATCGCCGGCCTGAGCGTCGCCATCTGCGGGGACATACTGCACAGCCGCGTCGCCCGCTCCAACGTCGCGCTCTTGCAGATGCTGGGCGCGGAGGTGCGGCTGGTGGGTCCGCCGACGCTAATCCCATCCCAGGCCGACCGCTGGGGCGCGGCCGTCCACCACGACATGCGCAAGGGCATCGCCGGCTGCGACGTGGTGATGATGCTGCGCCTGCAGCTGGAGCGGATGGACGGGGTGATGGCGCCGTCGCAGCGCGAGTATTTCCGCTTCTTCGGCCTCGACCGCGAGAAGCTGGCCTACGCCGCCCCCAACGCCAAGGTCATGCACCCCGGCCCGATGAACCGTGGGGTGGAGATCGATTCCGACGTCGCCGACGACCTCTCCGTCAGCCTGATCCAGGACCAGGTGGAGATGGGCGTGGCCGCCCGCATGGCGGTGCTGACCGCCCTGGCCGCCCGGCTGGACAACGCCTGA
- the pyrC gene encoding dihydroorotase produces MTRPLAFTNVRLVDPASSYEGPGALIVTEGVIADVARGGDLGALSPDIEVVDGRGALLLPGLVDIRVKTGEPGTETKETLKSAALAAAAGGVTSIVVQPDTHPVVDEPSVVDFILRRARDIELVNVYPAGAATKGALGERMAEIGLMHEAGCLYVTDADRPIVNSKVMQRVLSYAKAFGVLVAHRPADPWLSAGAAATSGEFASRMGLPSVPAIAEKIMLERDLALVELTGARLLVDQLTTAAAIESFKRARDRGLPVVATTSINHLSFNEIDIGDYRTFCKLDPPLRSEDDRQAVIEAVASGLIQIVVSAHAPAPAEDKRLPYDEAAPGAVGLQTLLPALLAFHHEERIPLIDLIRAVTCAPADLLGLPAGRLAKRAPADLVLCDLNAPLVIDADKLVSKSKNSPFDGRRLQGKVLQTLVDGRVVYRA; encoded by the coding sequence ATGACCCGCCCCCTCGCCTTCACCAACGTGCGCCTCGTCGACCCCGCCAGCAGCTACGAGGGACCCGGCGCCCTGATCGTCACCGAAGGGGTTATCGCCGACGTGGCGCGCGGCGGCGACCTGGGCGCCCTGTCGCCCGACATCGAGGTGGTCGACGGCCGCGGCGCCCTGCTGCTGCCGGGCCTGGTGGACATCCGCGTCAAGACCGGCGAGCCGGGCACCGAGACCAAGGAGACGCTGAAGTCCGCGGCCCTGGCGGCGGCGGCCGGTGGGGTCACCTCCATCGTCGTGCAGCCGGACACCCACCCGGTGGTCGACGAGCCCTCGGTGGTCGACTTCATCCTGCGCCGGGCGCGCGACATCGAGCTGGTCAACGTCTACCCGGCCGGGGCCGCCACCAAGGGGGCCCTGGGCGAGCGGATGGCCGAGATCGGCCTGATGCACGAGGCCGGCTGCCTCTACGTCACCGACGCCGACCGGCCGATCGTCAATTCCAAGGTCATGCAGCGGGTGCTGTCCTACGCCAAGGCGTTCGGCGTGCTGGTCGCCCACCGCCCGGCCGATCCCTGGCTGTCGGCCGGCGCGGCGGCCACCTCGGGCGAGTTCGCTTCGCGCATGGGCCTGCCCAGCGTGCCGGCCATCGCCGAGAAGATCATGCTGGAGCGCGACCTGGCGCTGGTCGAGCTGACCGGCGCGCGCCTGCTGGTCGACCAGCTGACCACCGCCGCGGCCATCGAGAGCTTCAAGCGCGCCCGCGACCGCGGCCTGCCGGTGGTCGCCACCACCTCGATCAACCACCTGTCGTTCAACGAGATCGACATCGGCGACTACCGCACCTTCTGCAAGCTGGACCCGCCGCTGCGCAGCGAGGACGACCGCCAGGCGGTGATCGAGGCCGTGGCCTCGGGCCTCATCCAGATCGTGGTCTCCGCCCACGCCCCCGCGCCGGCCGAGGACAAGCGGCTGCCCTACGACGAGGCCGCCCCCGGCGCCGTCGGGCTGCAGACCCTGCTGCCCGCCCTGCTGGCCTTCCACCACGAGGAGCGTATCCCGCTGATCGACCTGATCCGCGCGGTGACCTGCGCCCCCGCCGACCTGCTGGGCCTGCCGGCCGGGCGGCTCGCCAAGCGCGCGCCGGCCGACCTGGTGCTCTGCGACCTCAACGCCCCCCTGGTGATCGACGCCGACAAGCTGGTGTCGAAGTCCAAGAACTCGCCCTTCGACGGGCGGCGGTTGCAAGGCAAGGTGCTGCAGACCCTGGTGGACGGGCGCGTCGTCTATCGGGCGTGA
- the plsY gene encoding glycerol-3-phosphate 1-O-acyltransferase PlsY, with the protein MFTELNPVLIAAAVIGGYLLGSIPFGVLVMRAAGAGDPRAIGSGNIGATNVLRSGKRGLAVLTLLGDGGKGALAVLVAWLATRHAVPHTQAVLTALAGGAAFLGHLFPVWLGFKGGKGVATFFGTLLAAAWPVGLAAGASWILVAAVFRISSLAALTSALLAILFALLFGRPMPIAELALFMAVLIYIRHIPNIRRLIKNEEPRIGGARKAEDATA; encoded by the coding sequence ATGTTTACAGAGCTTAATCCTGTTCTGATCGCCGCAGCCGTCATCGGCGGCTACCTGCTGGGGTCGATCCCGTTCGGGGTGCTCGTCATGCGGGCGGCGGGGGCCGGCGACCCGCGGGCCATCGGCTCCGGCAACATCGGGGCGACCAACGTCCTGCGCAGCGGCAAGCGGGGCCTGGCGGTGCTGACCCTGCTGGGCGACGGCGGCAAGGGGGCGCTGGCCGTGCTGGTCGCCTGGCTGGCCACCCGCCACGCCGTCCCCCACACCCAGGCCGTGCTCACCGCCCTGGCCGGCGGCGCGGCCTTCCTGGGCCACCTGTTCCCGGTCTGGCTGGGGTTCAAGGGCGGCAAGGGCGTGGCGACCTTCTTCGGGACGCTGCTGGCGGCGGCCTGGCCCGTGGGGCTGGCGGCCGGGGCGAGCTGGATCCTCGTGGCCGCGGTGTTCCGAATCTCGTCGCTGGCGGCGCTGACCTCCGCCCTGCTGGCCATCCTCTTCGCGCTGCTGTTCGGCCGACCGATGCCGATCGCCGAGCTGGCGCTGTTCATGGCGGTGCTGATCTACATCCGCCACATCCCCAACATCCGCCGCCTGATCAAGAACGAGGAGCCGCGCATCGGCGGCGCCAGGAAAGCCGAGGACGCCACGGCGTGA